One genomic window of Anaerolineae bacterium includes the following:
- a CDS encoding zinc carboxypeptidase, which produces MYPPSRRRAVSWMLLLAVWIALASGLSRSSADDGVRPQRWIVYITAGTPQLRTQLIRQGLDIVSVDLQGVTARLTPAQLRALEQAGFLCQVLEAGAQSIPVDDLYHSFAETEAELQALAAQHPDIARLEVIRRSVEGRPIYALKISDRAQEDEWSEPAVLIFALTHAREHLSTEMALDILHMLIEGYGRSGEITNLVHQREIWIIPDLNPDGDVYDTESGYYRFWRKNRRPNPGGSFGVDLNRNFGYRWGCCGGSSPSPWEETYRGPAPFSEPESAALRDFVESHPNITASLSLHSYGEWILWPYGYTYESPPADMRPQDYEAFRRLAGAMADLNGYRAIQASQLYLADGTADDWLYGARGIFAFTLELYPRTSNPGFYPPGTVIPAETARNRPAVLYLLRMADNPRKVVGEGGDLTPPQVALTAPAAGAYVSGPLPISADAGDDIGVTLVEFIADGRTLGLDEEPPFALVWEDVPAVGSARVWARAYDAGGNTAESPPVLVHFAGSPPGYFPIVQRQSATSP; this is translated from the coding sequence ATGTATCCCCCTTCTCGCCGGCGGGCTGTATCCTGGATGCTCCTGCTGGCAGTGTGGATCGCCCTGGCCTCGGGGCTTTCCCGTTCGTCCGCGGATGATGGCGTCCGCCCCCAGCGGTGGATCGTCTACATCACCGCCGGCACCCCACAGCTCCGCACCCAGCTCATCCGCCAGGGCCTGGATATCGTCTCCGTGGACCTGCAGGGAGTGACGGCTCGCCTGACGCCGGCCCAACTACGGGCGCTGGAGCAGGCCGGCTTCCTCTGCCAGGTGCTGGAAGCCGGCGCCCAATCCATCCCGGTGGACGATCTCTATCACTCCTTCGCCGAGACCGAGGCGGAACTGCAGGCGCTCGCGGCCCAGCACCCCGACATCGCCCGGCTGGAGGTGATCCGCCGGAGCGTGGAGGGCCGGCCCATCTACGCCCTCAAGATCAGCGACCGCGCCCAGGAGGATGAATGGTCAGAGCCGGCGGTGCTTATCTTTGCCCTGACGCACGCTCGGGAGCACCTGAGCACGGAGATGGCCCTGGACATTCTCCATATGCTGATCGAAGGGTATGGGCGCTCGGGTGAGATCACCAACCTGGTGCATCAGCGCGAGATATGGATTATCCCCGATCTCAATCCCGATGGCGACGTGTACGATACGGAAAGCGGGTACTACCGATTCTGGCGCAAGAACCGCCGGCCCAACCCCGGCGGCTCCTTCGGCGTAGACCTGAACCGCAATTTCGGCTATCGCTGGGGATGCTGTGGCGGCTCCAGCCCATCCCCATGGGAAGAGACCTACCGCGGGCCGGCGCCCTTCTCTGAACCCGAAAGCGCGGCCCTGCGCGATTTCGTCGAGTCCCACCCCAACATCACCGCCTCGCTCAGCCTGCATTCGTACGGTGAATGGATCCTCTGGCCATATGGGTACACGTACGAATCCCCGCCGGCCGACATGCGCCCACAGGACTATGAGGCGTTCCGCCGGCTGGCCGGGGCCATGGCCGATTTGAACGGCTATCGTGCCATACAGGCCAGCCAGTTATACCTGGCCGATGGGACCGCCGATGACTGGCTGTATGGGGCGCGGGGAATCTTCGCCTTCACCCTTGAGCTGTATCCCCGTACGTCGAACCCGGGGTTCTATCCGCCCGGCACCGTCATCCCGGCGGAGACGGCGCGCAATCGGCCGGCGGTGCTGTATCTCCTGCGCATGGCGGACAATCCCCGCAAGGTGGTGGGAGAAGGGGGCGACCTGACCCCGCCGCAGGTGGCGCTGACCGCGCCGGCGGCCGGCGCATACGTCTCCGGTCCGCTCCCCATCTCGGCGGATGCCGGCGATGACATCGGGGTCACGCTGGTGGAGTTTATTGCGGATGGCCGGACGCTGGGGCTGGATGAGGAGCCGCCTTTCGCGCTGGTGTGGGAGGATGTGCCGGCGGTGGGGAGCGCGCGGGTCTGGGCGCGCGCCTATGACGCCGGCGGGAATACGGCCGAATCCCCGCCCGTGCTGGTGCACTTTGCCGGCTCTCCGCCCGGCTATTTCCCCATTGTGCAGCGCCAGTCCGCGACCAGCCCATGA